From the Candidatus Krumholzibacteriia bacterium genome, the window TCAGGTCGCGGTGCACGATCCCCGCGCGGTGCGCGCGATCCAGCGCGTCGGCGATCTCGGTGCCGATGCGCAGCACGTCGGGCATCGGCATCGGGCCCTTCGCGAGCCGCTCGGTCAGCGTCTCGCCCTCGATCAGTTCCATGACGAGGTAGTCGGTGTCGCCCTCGCGGCCGACGTCGAAGAGCGTGCAGATGTGGGGATGGTTGAGGCTCGAAACCGTCTTTGCCTCGCGCTCGAAGCGCGCGCGCACCTCCGCGTTGGAGGACAGGTGCTGCGGCAGCACCTTGACGGCGACGTCGCGACCCAGGCGCGTGTCACGCGCGCGATACACTTCGCCCATGCCTCCGGCGCCGAGGGGCGAGAGGATTTCGTAGGGACCGAGCCGGGTGCCGGGGACGAGGGTGGCGGACATTGCCCCGCAGCATACCGGAAACGCGGCCCGGAGGCCACCACATGTCGCCGTAAACCGGTGCCGCGGGCCAACTACTGGGCAATGCCGCCCCGCGGTGCTACCGCATCAGCAGCAGCTTGCGCGTCTGCACGAAGGAGCCCGCGTCGAGCCGGTAGAAGTACACCCCGCCCGCCACCGCGCGGCCCGTGTCGTCGCGGCCGTCCCAGGTGATCACCTGCCGGCTGGCGCCGTAGCGTCCACTTACCAGGTCGCGCACCAGGCGTCCCGCGACGTCATAGATTCGGACGCGCACGTCCGCACCTTCGCGCAGACCAAACGTGATGCGGGTCGAGGCAGAGAACGGGTTCGGTGAGTTCTGCGAGAGGAAACTTGCCGGCGGTGGGCCGTCGCCACCGACGCCGGTGACCAGCTGCGGCGAGAGCAGTGCGTGACCACTCTCGTTGCCGTGCACGTCCACCGCGGACACCTTGTAGTAGTACCCGCTGTTCCACGACCAGCCCCCATCCACGAGCATCGCCGACGCGGGCGACCCCACGAGATTGCCGGGCCCCGGCGTGAAGCCGCCGGAGGTGCCGCGGTACACGGCGTAGTGCGAGAGGTCGTTCTCCGTGTTGGCCTGCCACGTCATCCGCAGCCCGCCCGGGCTCACCACGGGCTCACCCGCCAGCCCCTGCGGCGTGGCCGGCGAGAGGTTGTCCACCGAGTAGCCGCTATCCGGCGCGCTGTCATAGAAGACCCACGGCGTGGTGGTCTGCGCCATCACAAAGTAGACGCTGTGCGGGATGACCGCGGCCGAGTCCGCCAGCGTGGGCACCAGACCGATGTACGCATCCTGTTGACGCGCGGGAACCGTGGCCACCGCCTCCCAGAGCGCGGCGGGTGCGGACGCCGCGGGTCCGCGCCAGAAGACGCGGTCCTCAAGGGAAATCAGCGGCGCGTCTCCGAATGCCGCGGGCATGTCCCCCGAGCCGAGAACCGCGCTTCCGTCCTGTTCCACGATTGCCGCCAGTGCGGCGTTGTCCACGCGCCGGAACACGTGGTAGTTGATCACGGGGTTGGCCGCCTGGCCCACGCGGTCGTGTATGGCGCGGGAGAAGCGCACCCGCGCCCAGCCGCCCTGGTCCCCCGGCACGTCGACGATAGCCTGGATGACCGGATCGGGCCGCGCGAACCGGGCCAGAAAGATGTCGTCGCCGCCCGCACTCGTCAGCGTGCCGCCACCAAAGTCGATACCGCCGGCGAACCAGCCGGTCATGAGGATGCCCCGGGCACCGTCCGTCGCGCACATGATGCCGTACTGGAAGTCCGGATCACCGAAGCCATCGCTCCACACATGCCCGCCGCCGGCGTCGAGTTCCAGGATGAACACGTCGGACTCCACGTTGCACAAGAGCGGCCCGCCGCCGAAGTCAACGATTCCGTCGAAGTATCCCGTCACCACCACGTTGTCGTCGCTGTCCAGCGCCAGTCCGGCCACCGACTGCAGCCCCGTCTCGCCGTAACCGTGGCTCCACACGTGGCGCCCTTCCGAGTCGAACTTGACGACGAATGCGTTGTACCAGCCAGCGCTGGTCATGACACCGCCACCGAAGTCCACCTGCCCCACAAAGTCCCCGGCCACCACGATATCCCCGTTGCTGTCCACCCTCACCGCGTTGGCGATCTGGTCGTTCGCGTCACCGAAACGGCGGCTCCACCGGTGGTTGCCATCGCCGTCGAACATGGCGACATAGATATCACTCGCGCCCGCGCTGGTGAGCGGGCCGCCGCCGAAGTCGGTGGTGCCGGCGAGATGGCCCGCCGAAACGATATTGCCCACCGCATCCACCGCTACGCTGAAGGTACTCTGCTCGGCGGCGTCTCCAAAGCTCTCGCTCCACAGGATGTTCCCGCCGGCATCGAACTTGGCGATGTATATGTCCATGCCGCCCGCGCTGATGAGCGTCCCGTTGCCGAAATCGAGTTTGCCCGTGAAGCGTCCCGACAGAATGACGTTGTCGGACTGGTCCGTCGCCAGCGCGTAGGCCAGCTGGTTGCCCGCGTCACCGAAACCCTGACTCCAGATGTGGTTGCCGTCCGGGTCGAACTTCGCCATGAACAGATCGGCGTCGCCGGCGCTGGAGACGGGACCACCGCCGAAGTCCACGCTGCCGTAGAAAAGCCCGGCGAGGAGGATGTTGCCCTGGGAGTCGAGCGTCATGGCCCGGGTCAACTGGCCGGATGCGTCGCCGAAGCGGCGGCTCCAGAGATGGTTGCCGGCGGCGTCGAGCTTCGCCACGTACACGTCCCAGTCGCCGGCGCTGGTGAGCGTCCCGCCGCCGAAGTCGACGGTGCCCCAGAACAGCCCAGCGATCACCACGTTGCCCGCGGCGTCCACCGCGACGCCGATTCCGTCCTGGTCGATGGCGCTGCCGAAGCGCTGGCTCCAGTCGTGCACGAAGCCCTGGGCGTTCGCGGCCAGGGGCAGAAGCGCAATGATGAGCAGGGCAAGGACGGGAAGAATGCGGCGACGCGACGTCATGATGAGGCCTCCTGTTGGGGGGACATGCAGGCGCGCCGGAACGGCGCGGCACAGGCCCCGCTGTCCGGATGGGACGGGGCATGAGGCCGGGAATCACGCACAGGAGAAAAAAAGGGAGAATTACCGGCTCTGGACGATGCGCGGCCAGTCGGTGATGAGGGTCACCGGCGAGGCGAGGTCTTCTTCCAGCGGGGCGGTCACCAGGAAGCGGCCGTCGTGTGCCACGTCGTAGCGCCAGAATCCGGTGCCGGCATGGTACTGGAAGAGCCGGTGCGCCGCGCCCATCTGGAAACCCGCGTCGCCAGCGTCCACTTCCACGGCCACCAGGTAGTTCTCCGGGTCCATGTAATAGAGCTCGCGTCCGTCGCGCCGCCAGCGTGGCTGCGTGCCTCCCGCCGGCGACACCTGCCAGCGCCCGCCCGAGGGCGGAAACGTGGCCACGAAGACATCCTCGCGCCCGGTCTCGTTGGAGACGTACGCCACCAGGCGGCCGTCGGGAGAGAACTGCGGCTGGAACTCGTCGGCCTTCGCCGTGGCGAACGGCGTCGGTTCGGCATCCGCGCCGGAGATGGAGACACTGAAGATGTCGGTCGCGTATGAAAGGGGTTCGGGCGAATACAAGAGCACGTCGCCGAACCCGGACATCGGCCAGGTGAAGTCGTCACCCGGCACGATCCGGCGCATCCAGGTGCCGTCCACGGCGACCGCGTCGATGCCGCTGTTGTCCCGGTCGTTGCTGGTGACGGCCACCGACCTTCCTCCCGGGAGCCAGACGGCAAACGGATGGTCGATGGTGTCCACCGTGAGTTTGCGGCGGCGGCCCGATTCCAGTTCGACTATCCACACATCCGACGTGCCGCGCTCGCGGTTGGCGATCGCCAGCACCGCATTGCGGCCATCCGGAGAGATGTTGGGCGTTCCGCCATACGTGTAGTCCGCCGGCTCCCCCACCTCCCCCACCCGCTTGCCGGAGCGATCCAGCCAGCGCAGTTGCGTGCGCGTCTGGTTGTTGCCGGTCATGCACACCAGCACGCCGTTCCCGGACGCGGCAAAGACGCCCCGGCTGAAGCGTTCGTCCATGCGCACGTCGTCCACCAGCGGCACCGCCGGCCCCTCCACCACCCGCGTCGACGGGTTGAAGCGCTGCGCCACCAGCACGGTGCCGCGCACGTAGACGAGGTGCCCGGAGGCATAGATGACGTTCGACGCCAGTTCCAGCACGGGTGTCCGCTCTTCCGAACCCAGTTCGCCCACGAAGATGGTGGGATTCTCGCCCTTGCCCGCGCCGGCGCGGCGCGCGAGATACAGGAAGTGCTTTCCGTCCGGCAGGAAATGCGGATAACGATGCGTGGCCTCGCCCAGGGTGGTATCCAGCGCAGTCACGGTGGTGACCGCACCGCCGTCGGCCTTCACCATCGAGATGGGAACCCCCGAGCCCATGGCGAAGAGGATGACGTCATCCTTGTTCCATGTGCCGCCGCGCGGATCGACCTGGTCGACGAGATCGATCACCGGACCGCCCGCCACGTCGATGCGCCGCAGCTTGCGGTGGGCGTAGAACGCCAGCGAACGCCCGTCCGGCGAAAAGAACGGACCCTCCGCGCCTTCCGTGCCGACGAGCGGGCGCGCGTTCTCCTCTCCCAGTTGCCGCACCCACAGCTTGTCCGGACCCTCGCCTTCGCGCGCGCAGAAGGCGATGGTGGTGCCATCGGGCGAAATGGCGAGCGGGAGCGGTTTGTCGTTGCTGGAGGAGAACAGCACGCCCCGTGGCGGCTGGAGGAACGCGTGCACGGGAGGTGCGACGGGTTTCGGCCGCGTGGACACGAACACCGCCGCCGCCGCGATCACCGCCACCGCAGCCACCACCCACGCCAACCGCTCGCGGCTCTTGCGCCGGTGCGCAACCGGTTTGGGCACGCCGGCCTGCGAACCGCCCTCGGCGATCCACGCCAGTTGCAGCTTCACGTCGTGCGCGCTCTGGATGCGGTCGGCGGGATCCTTGGCCAGGCACGCGCTCACGATACGGTCCAGCGCGGGCGGTGTCATGGGCGCCACCTGCGAGATGGGCGCGGGCTGTGATCCCATGATGGATGTAATGAGCGACGCCTGGCTGTTGCCGTCGAAGGCGCGCCTGCCGGTGGACATCTCGTACAGCACGCATCCCAGCGCCCAGATGTCGCCGCGCTCGTCGGTCTCCTTGCCCTCCAGCTGCTCGGGCGCCATGTACTGGAAGGTGCCGATGATGGTGCCCTCCGCGGTGAGCGGCTGCGCCACGGTGGGAGACTGGGTGAGCGCACCGATGGTGACACCGCTGCCCGAGCCCGGCGCAAGCCCGGTGGCGCGCGCGAGGCCGAAGTCCATCAGCTTGGCGCCGGTGCGGGTGAGCATGATGTTGCCGGGTTTGAGATCGCGGTGCACCACGCCCGCGCGGTGCGCGCGGTCCAGCGCGTCGGCGATCTCGGCGCCGATGCGCAGCGTCTCCGCGAGGGCAAGCGCACCCTTCGCAAGGCGCGCGGCGAGGGTCTCGCCCTCGATGAGCTCCATGACCAGGTAGTCGGTGCTGCCCTCGCGGCCCACGTCGAAGAGCGTGCAGATGTTGGGATGGTTGAGGCTCGAAACCGTCTTCGCCTCGCGTTCGAAGCGCGCGCGCACCTCCGCGTGCTCGGTGAGGTGCTGCGGCAGCACCTTGATGGCCACCTCGCGCCCCAGGCGCGTGTCGCGGGCGCGGTACACCTCGCCCATGCCGCCCGCGCCGAGGGGCGAAAGGATCTCGTAGGGACCAAAGCGGGTGCCGGGGGTGAGGTTCATGGATTGAAGCCGACAGCCTAACCCAGGATGCGCCCGCGTGTCCACGGCGCGCTGCCCCGCGGGCGTTGACGGCGGCGCGGGACCCCACGCATGATAGCGGGCATTCACGCCCGCTTCTTTCAACCCGGCAGAGAGAGATTCCGCATGGCGACGAAATCCCTGGCAGCCTGCCTCGCCGTTGCGGCGGCCGCCCTGTGCCTCGCACCGGCGGCGAGTCGCGGCGGTGACACGGTGACGCAGTTGTGGCCCGAACTGGACGTCTACCGTCGCTTGAACGACGATGCGCGCCTGCGCTTCAGCATTTCACCGGTGTGCGAGGTCAGCGGCGCGGGGCTTCGCAGCAGCATCGACGACACGGACTTCGGGGTGGACCTGGACATGGGCCTGTTCCCCATCGGCCGGGCGCGGCTGGAGAAGGCGCGCTTCGACGCCGATCGCATGAAGTACCTGCGCTTCCGGACCGGGATCCACTACCTGAACGCGGACGAGGACGCTGCAAACGACGAATGGCGCGCCATCGCCGAGTTGACGCCGCGCTCCCATCTGTCCCTGGACATGACGCTGTCCTTCCGCAACCGCTTCGACCTGCGCTGGATCGACGATGTTTACTCGTGGCGCTATCGCCCGCGCCTGCAGGTGGATCGCGAGTTCAAGGCGTGGGCGCACATGGCCTTCGTTCCCTACGCATCGGCCGAACTCTTCTGGGATTCGCGCTCCGAAAGCTGGACGCGTACGCTCTACAAGGTGGGTACGGGCATCGCGGTGTGGCCGTGGTTCGGTCCGCAGATCTACTGGGCGCACCAGATTGACGACGAATCCTCCGGAGATACCATCACCGACGCCATCGGAATCAGCCTGATCTTCCACATCTGAGCGCCACCAGACCCGGTGTCAGCCCGCGACCACGGCGTCCAGGAATTCCACCACACCCGACTCGAGCGAGTACTCGGCGCCCACGATGAGCAGGCCGTCGTTACGGATCAACCCCTCGAGTATCTCGGAACCGTGTCGCAGCTGATCGGCGGAAGCACGGATGTTGACCCGCACCGCCTGTTGCAGGAGCGCGGACGGATCGTCGCGCAGCGGTGTGGCCAGCAGCCCTTCCACGGCCGGGCGCACCTTGTCCACGATGGCACGCAGGTTGGGCGACTGCTTCTCGGGTGGCCGCGTGAGTTGTTCGATGGTGGCGATGACGGCGCCGCAGTTGGTGTGGCCCAGCACCACCACCAGGCGGGTTCCGAAGCGTTCCGCCGCGAACTCCACGCTGCCGATGAGCGACGGCGCCACGATGTTGCCCGCCACGCGGATCACGAACAGATCCCCCAGTCCCTGATCGAACACGATCTCGGCCGGAACGCGCGAATCGGCGCAGCCCAGGACGATGGCAAAGGGCTCCTGCCCCGCCGCCAGTTCCTGGCGCCGGTCGTGACCCGTCGTTGCGCCGCTCCCGGTGAGTTCGGAGGCAAAGCGCCGGTTGCCGTCGCGAAGCCGGGTGAGTGCTTCCTGCGCAGATATCATGCGTGCTCTTTTCGCTCGGGACCGGATGCGAAGCGCCGCTCCGCCACCAGCATCGCGAGGAGATTGGCCGGGGCCTGAAACGCCCACAACGCGGTGACATTGCTCCACGCGGTCACGTAACCCTGCGTGAAGAAGTGGAGAGGAATGAATACCACGGCCGCCCCGAGGAAGGCGAGCACGAAGACGGCTGCCCGCTGCCGCAGCCGCGTGCGGTCCCATCCCAGACGGGAGCGACGCACGAGCCACAGCCACGCCGCGAAACCGGCCACCGTGCCCAGCAGCGCCACCGGCACCTGCACCGCCACCTGGTGACCCGAGCCGGACAACGTGAACACGGCAAAGCCCACCAGGATGCTGGCAAGATTGATAAGGGCGAGCACGAAGCCGTGGATTACACGCATCACGAACCGCAGTCGCTATACGCCCGGCACAAGAACGGCGGCGCCCCGCACGCGGCCGCCGCGCAAATCGTCCAAGGCCGCATTGGCCTGCAGGAGCGGGTAGGTCGTTACGTGCACGCGCAGCGGCGTGCGCGCGGCGCGGGCGAGGAAGTCCTCCGCATCCGTGCGCGTCAAATTGGCCACCGAACGAAGCGTTCGCTCCCGCCACAGGAGCTCGTACGGAAACGACGGAATATCGCTCATGTGGATTCCCGCGCACACCACCGCACCACCCGGCCGTGTGGCGCGCAGCGCGGTGGGAACCAGGGATCCCACCGGCGCGAAAATGATGGCGGCGTCGAGCGGTTCGGGCGGCATCTCCGACGATGTGCCCACCCACGCGGCTCCGAGGCCGCGCACGTAGGCCTCCACGCCGTCATCGATGCGGCGGGTGAACGCAAACACGCTGCGTCCGTCCGCGACGGCGATCTGCGCAACCAGGTGCGCCGCCGCGCCGAAGCCGTACAACCCGATGCGCGCCGCCTCGCCCGCAAAGGGACGCTCGGTGGCAATGCGGTACGCGCGGTGGCCAATCAACCCCGCGCATAGCAGCGGCGCCGCGTGGACGTGGTCGTAGGCAGCGGGCAGCGGGAAGCAGTAGCGCGCGTCGGCGACGGCGTATTCGGCGTAGCCGCCGTTGAGGGTGTAGCCGGTGAACCTCGCGGACTCGCACAGGTTCTCGGCACCGCTGCGGCAGAACCCGCAGTCGCCGCACGTCCAACCCAGCCACGGGATTCCCACCCGCATGCCCTTCTGCAGGTGGTCCGCGCGATGCCCGGCTTCGATCACGGTTCCCACGATCTCATGCCCGGGAATGAGTGGCAGCTCGGGATCGGGCAATTCGCCGTCGACAACGTGGAGATCGGTGCGGCACACGGCGCACGCGTGGACCTCGATGAGGACGTCGTTGCGCGTGGGAACCGGCCGCGGCAGGTGCGCTTCGCGCAGTGGCGCTCCGGCCTTCTCGAGAACCATCGCCTTCATCGGTTTCGGTTCCCGGGCACGATCATCGGAACATGGCCTTCACCGCACCGATGGTCTTGTGTTCCACCGCCACCGGCTGCACCGCGCGCAACACCACCGTGCGCTGGCCAACCGGGCCGCCAAACGAGGACATGCGCAGGGTGATCTCGTTGAGTGCGCCGTCAAGCACACCCGCCGGTACGTGGGTGGGCACCGTCACCGTGGTGACGTCCCACTTGCACCAGCCGCAGCCGGCATAGACGTCCTCGCTCACCGGCGCCGACAACCAGTTGGCCGGATCAAGAACGGTGACGGTTGCGTTGGGCGGGTACGAACCCGTGGTAACGACGGCGTCGAACTGGAACATGTCATCCTCGTCGACGGCAACCGACACGGTATCGGGTGCATTCCAGATGACGAAGGTTCCGAAACAATCGAAGTCCCATCCGAAGCTCGCAAAGTCCGGCAAGGTCAGCGGGCCTGCCGCGCGCAGGAGCGTTACATCGCGGGTCCAGGCGTCGCCGTACGCCACCTGGCTGGACAGGTGAATGGTGAGAACGGGGTCGTGGGCCAGCGCACGCGAACCGAAGGAGAGTTCGATGCCGTTGAAAATATCGCCGCCAATGATGGTCACGCCGGGGGGTGCGGTTACGGAGGCAACGTCGGCGGGCCCGAAACGTTCGCAGTCGACGCGCAGAACGACGCCACGGATGTCGTTGTAGGCTCCGGAGTGGATGAAGACGGAGTACTCGAGGGGCGCCGTGGTGGGCAGGGTGCACTCACCGGGTGCCTGCGCGAGGTAGACGTATTCGGCCGTGGCGGCGGGAACGGCCGAAGCCAGGGCGATGAAGCACGCGGCCCACAGGGTCCTGTTCATGGCGACCTCCGGTGGAACTGGAGCCTCAATAGTAGCATACCGCGCGGGCCGCGGACGGCGCTTTTCGTACCCGGCGCGGTGCCCCGTGAAACCCTACTTGCCACCGCGATGATCGGGTGCAATGGCGTGCTCGATCCGCCGGTCTGGCACCAGCCAGATTGCGGCCACCGCCACGTAGAGACCCATCGACGCCCACGGCCAGCGGATTGCCAGCGGAACGGCGGCCGCATACATGATGGGAGACACCTTGCCCTTCCAGTCGTCGCCGACGGCGCGCTTGAGAAGCGAGCCCGGTCCCTGCGACACGATGATGCGGTGTTGCAGGATGAAATAGGCGATCGCCGCCATCAGCAGCACCACGCCGTAGAGCGCGCACGGCATGGGGGCAAAGTTGTTCTCCCCCATCCAGCCGGTTGCGAATGGAACCAGGGAGAGCCAGAACAGCAGGTGCATGTTGGCCCACAGCACGGACCCGGTCGCCTGCGACACCGTGTGCAGCATGTGGTGGTGGTTGTTCCAGTAGATGGCGAGGTAGACGAAGCTCAGTACATAGCTCAGGAACACGGGTATCAACGGCTTGAGCGCCGTGAGTTCGGTTCCGTGCGGCACCTTCATCTCCAGCACCATGATGGTGATGATGATGGCCAGGACGCCGTCGCTGAATGCTTCCAGGCGGTTCTTTCCCATGCGCGAATACTACGCGACCACGCCGGGAACCGTCAGCGTTGTTTTTGGTCCGGATCCCTTGTGAATACCTGCACGTGCAGCTGCTTGCCGGCGATGGTGTCGAGCGTCCAACCGCTTTCTTCACGATAGCCCCTTGCCCCGGCGAGCTCACGCAAGCGCTCCGGTGGCAGCAGGCGCATCACGGGCGCCAGCGCGGCGAGCGAGACGTGCGGCGACGGCGTCACCTCGGCGGCGGCGGCGCTGGGTAGTTGCACGACGCTCACCAGCACGCCGCCCGGACGCAGCATGAACCCGATTCTCTCCAGTACCACGTCCACCGCCACGTACTCGAACAGCAACCCGGCAAACAGCAGATCCACCGGGTCGAATGCGAAGGCGTCATGCTGTACATCTGCCACGAACAGCTCCAGCCGCGGGATGCGCGCGCCGAAACGCGCGCGCGTCGCCTCGATATAGGCGGGATTGATGTCGACACCAACCACGCGCTCCACGCCCGCAGCAATCAGGCCATCGAACCCGTTGCCGCCGGCGCAGCCGAGCACGGCAACTGAACGTGGCGCGTACGTCTCGGTGGCGCGCGCCAGAACATCCGCCAGCAGCGGTGCCTGCGCCACGCCGGGAAGCGACATGTGCGCCTCGTAATCGGCCAGGGGAATGCTGAGCCAGGGATTGGGCATGTCTCGGCCGTTTCTCGTCCGGTGCAGCGTGCAGTCTCCACGGAGATCGCGCGTCCGAGCATACGCCGCCCCTTCTATAAGGAGCAATCCGGAACCACCCGCAAAATGATGCAGATGAATCATGTAAGCGGGAGCCCCCGGCTGAGACAATTCTGCCGTCACCATGCCCCCAACCGGACATCCCGCCGGGAGGACGATCCATGCCTGCTCGACAGTTCACGCGTGTCGCCGCGCTGTGTGCCACGCTGGCCTTTCTGCTCCTGACACCGGGCTGTGGCGAGGACAACCCCGTGTCGGAAAACGGGAACAACCACCAGCCCCCACCGCCCCCATCACCACCGGGCTCCGTGCTGTTGACCATCCGTATCGCGTCCTGGGACGACCTGGCCGGACAGGGCGCGGTGGAGCGCACGCCCACCGATGTGGCCGAAATCCGCTTCGAGGTCTCCGCACCGGGCATTACCACGCAGACGCGGCTCGTCCCGCCCGCCACACCTCCCATCGAGGAGACATTCACGGTGAAGACGGGTACCGCCCGCCAGCTCAAGGTGGACGCATTCGACGCGGCCGGCACGCCGCTCTTCACGACGCGCAAATACGTCAGCACCGTCGATAGCGTGTTGACCTCCGCCGTTAGCATGGTATCGGTTTCCGACGACACGCCACCGGTGTACGCGGGGCTTGCTGATGCGGTTACCATTTCCGATTCCCATGTTCTGCTGAGCTGGCTCCCCGCGGACGACGCCGCGTCGGCGGCAAGCGAGTTGTCATACCTGGTGTTCATTTCCACGCAGTCGGGTGTGTTCGATTACGCATCTCCGTCCCACGTCACCAGGTCCGGCGAAACCTCCCTCTTTATCGCCGATCTCGATCCCGGCGCCACGTACTACTTCGTGGTGCGGGCCATGGACCGCGCCGGCAATGTGGACACCAATGCGGCGCAGCAGACCGTCAGCATGGCACCGGCCAGCGGGGCACTCTACGTGGACGTGGGCAAGGGCACCGACACACCGGCGTGCGGCACGGCGGGTTCTCCGTGCAAGACGATTACCTACGGTCTGGCGAAGTCGGCCAGCAACCAGACCATCCACGTGGCCCAGGGAACCTACAACGCGGCAAACGGCGAGAGTTTCCCCCTCGTGCTCAAGCCCGGCACGGCCCTGTCGGGCGACGGATACTGGTGGGACGGGATCAAGGTAATCAAGACCACCATC encodes:
- a CDS encoding T9SS type A sorting domain-containing protein, which translates into the protein MTSRRRILPVLALLIIALLPLAANAQGFVHDWSQRFGSAIDQDGIGVAVDAAGNVVIAGLFWGTVDFGGGTLTSAGDWDVYVAKLDAAGNHLWSRRFGDASGQLTRAMTLDSQGNILLAGLFYGSVDFGGGPVSSAGDADLFMAKFDPDGNHIWSQGFGDAGNQLAYALATDQSDNVILSGRFTGKLDFGNGTLISAGGMDIYIAKFDAGGNILWSESFGDAAEQSTFSVAVDAVGNIVSAGHLAGTTDFGGGPLTSAGASDIYVAMFDGDGNHRWSRRFGDANDQIANAVRVDSNGDIVVAGDFVGQVDFGGGVMTSAGWYNAFVVKFDSEGRHVWSHGYGETGLQSVAGLALDSDDNVVVTGYFDGIVDFGGGPLLCNVESDVFILELDAGGGHVWSDGFGDPDFQYGIMCATDGARGILMTGWFAGGIDFGGGTLTSAGGDDIFLARFARPDPVIQAIVDVPGDQGGWARVRFSRAIHDRVGQAANPVINYHVFRRVDNAALAAIVEQDGSAVLGSGDMPAAFGDAPLISLEDRVFWRGPAASAPAALWEAVATVPARQQDAYIGLVPTLADSAAVIPHSVYFVMAQTTTPWVFYDSAPDSGYSVDNLSPATPQGLAGEPVVSPGGLRMTWQANTENDLSHYAVYRGTSGGFTPGPGNLVGSPASAMLVDGGWSWNSGYYYKVSAVDVHGNESGHALLSPQLVTGVGGDGPPPASFLSQNSPNPFSASTRITFGLREGADVRVRIYDVAGRLVRDLVSGRYGASRQVITWDGRDDTGRAVAGGVYFYRLDAGSFVQTRKLLLMR
- a CDS encoding protein kinase — its product is MNLTPGTRFGPYEILSPLGAGGMGEVYRARDTRLGREVAIKVLPQHLTEHAEVRARFEREAKTVSSLNHPNICTLFDVGREGSTDYLVMELIEGETLAARLAKGALALAETLRIGAEIADALDRAHRAGVVHRDLKPGNIMLTRTGAKLMDFGLARATGLAPGSGSGVTIGALTQSPTVAQPLTAEGTIIGTFQYMAPEQLEGKETDERGDIWALGCVLYEMSTGRRAFDGNSQASLITSIMGSQPAPISQVAPMTPPALDRIVSACLAKDPADRIQSAHDVKLQLAWIAEGGSQAGVPKPVAHRRKSRERLAWVVAAVAVIAAAAVFVSTRPKPVAPPVHAFLQPPRGVLFSSSNDKPLPLAISPDGTTIAFCAREGEGPDKLWVRQLGEENARPLVGTEGAEGPFFSPDGRSLAFYAHRKLRRIDVAGGPVIDLVDQVDPRGGTWNKDDVILFAMGSGVPISMVKADGGAVTTVTALDTTLGEATHRYPHFLPDGKHFLYLARRAGAGKGENPTIFVGELGSEERTPVLELASNVIYASGHLVYVRGTVLVAQRFNPSTRVVEGPAVPLVDDVRMDERFSRGVFAASGNGVLVCMTGNNQTRTQLRWLDRSGKRVGEVGEPADYTYGGTPNISPDGRNAVLAIANRERGTSDVWIVELESGRRRKLTVDTIDHPFAVWLPGGRSVAVTSNDRDNSGIDAVAVDGTWMRRIVPGDDFTWPMSGFGDVLLYSPEPLSYATDIFSVSISGADAEPTPFATAKADEFQPQFSPDGRLVAYVSNETGREDVFVATFPPSGGRWQVSPAGGTQPRWRRDGRELYYMDPENYLVAVEVDAGDAGFQMGAAHRLFQYHAGTGFWRYDVAHDGRFLVTAPLEEDLASPVTLITDWPRIVQSR
- a CDS encoding DUF2490 domain-containing protein; this translates as MATKSLAACLAVAAAALCLAPAASRGGDTVTQLWPELDVYRRLNDDARLRFSISPVCEVSGAGLRSSIDDTDFGVDLDMGLFPIGRARLEKARFDADRMKYLRFRTGIHYLNADEDAANDEWRAIAELTPRSHLSLDMTLSFRNRFDLRWIDDVYSWRYRPRLQVDREFKAWAHMAFVPYASAELFWDSRSESWTRTLYKVGTGIAVWPWFGPQIYWAHQIDDESSGDTITDAIGISLIFHI
- a CDS encoding carbonic anhydrase, which translates into the protein MISAQEALTRLRDGNRRFASELTGSGATTGHDRRQELAAGQEPFAIVLGCADSRVPAEIVFDQGLGDLFVIRVAGNIVAPSLIGSVEFAAERFGTRLVVVLGHTNCGAVIATIEQLTRPPEKQSPNLRAIVDKVRPAVEGLLATPLRDDPSALLQQAVRVNIRASADQLRHGSEILEGLIRNDGLLIVGAEYSLESGVVEFLDAVVAG
- a CDS encoding zinc-dependent alcohol dehydrogenase family protein; translated protein: MKAMVLEKAGAPLREAHLPRPVPTRNDVLIEVHACAVCRTDLHVVDGELPDPELPLIPGHEIVGTVIEAGHRADHLQKGMRVGIPWLGWTCGDCGFCRSGAENLCESARFTGYTLNGGYAEYAVADARYCFPLPAAYDHVHAAPLLCAGLIGHRAYRIATERPFAGEAARIGLYGFGAAAHLVAQIAVADGRSVFAFTRRIDDGVEAYVRGLGAAWVGTSSEMPPEPLDAAIIFAPVGSLVPTALRATRPGGAVVCAGIHMSDIPSFPYELLWRERTLRSVANLTRTDAEDFLARAARTPLRVHVTTYPLLQANAALDDLRGGRVRGAAVLVPGV
- a CDS encoding TMEM175 family protein translates to MGKNRLEAFSDGVLAIIITIMVLEMKVPHGTELTALKPLIPVFLSYVLSFVYLAIYWNNHHHMLHTVSQATGSVLWANMHLLFWLSLVPFATGWMGENNFAPMPCALYGVVLLMAAIAYFILQHRIIVSQGPGSLLKRAVGDDWKGKVSPIMYAAAVPLAIRWPWASMGLYVAVAAIWLVPDRRIEHAIAPDHRGGK
- a CDS encoding class I SAM-dependent methyltransferase, with amino-acid sequence MPNPWLSIPLADYEAHMSLPGVAQAPLLADVLARATETYAPRSVAVLGCAGGNGFDGLIAAGVERVVGVDINPAYIEATRARFGARIPRLELFVADVQHDAFAFDPVDLLFAGLLFEYVAVDVVLERIGFMLRPGGVLVSVVQLPSAAAAEVTPSPHVSLAALAPVMRLLPPERLRELAGARGYREESGWTLDTIAGKQLHVQVFTRDPDQKQR